A window from Thermomonas aquatica encodes these proteins:
- a CDS encoding NAD(P)-dependent alcohol dehydrogenase — protein MTTKAYGAHAADQPVVALDIERRAPGPRDVQIDIAYCGICHSDLHTVRSEWPGTLYPCVPGHEIVGHVSAVGGEVHGFKVGDTVGVGCLVGSCKHCASCDEGLEQYCTNGFVGTYNGPTADAPGHTLGGYSQQIVVDQDFVLHIRHPQEQLAAVAPLLCAGITTYSPLRHWNAGPGKKVGIVGIGGLGHMGIKIAHAMGAHVVAFTTSESKRAEAHKLGADEVVISKDPAQMQAHAGSFDFILNTVAAPHVLDAFTALLKRDGTLCLVGAPASPHPSPSVMGLIFGRKAIAGSLIGGIAETQEMLDFCAEHGIVSDIEMIDAQEIETAYERMLRSDVKYRFVIDTASM, from the coding sequence ATGACCACCAAGGCCTACGGCGCGCACGCCGCCGACCAACCCGTCGTCGCCCTCGACATCGAGCGCCGCGCGCCCGGGCCGCGCGACGTGCAGATCGACATCGCCTATTGCGGCATCTGCCATTCCGACCTGCACACGGTGCGCTCGGAATGGCCGGGCACGCTGTACCCCTGCGTGCCCGGCCACGAGATCGTCGGCCACGTGAGCGCGGTCGGCGGCGAGGTGCACGGCTTCAAGGTCGGCGACACCGTCGGCGTCGGCTGCCTGGTCGGCAGTTGCAAGCACTGCGCGTCCTGCGACGAGGGCCTGGAGCAGTACTGCACGAATGGTTTCGTCGGCACCTACAACGGGCCGACCGCGGACGCGCCCGGGCACACGCTGGGCGGCTATTCGCAACAGATCGTGGTCGACCAGGACTTCGTCCTGCACATCCGCCATCCGCAGGAACAACTGGCGGCGGTCGCGCCGCTGCTGTGCGCCGGCATCACCACCTATTCGCCGCTGCGGCACTGGAACGCCGGGCCGGGCAAGAAGGTCGGCATCGTCGGCATCGGCGGGCTGGGCCACATGGGCATCAAGATCGCGCATGCGATGGGTGCGCACGTGGTGGCGTTCACCACCAGCGAATCCAAGCGCGCCGAAGCGCACAAGCTCGGTGCCGACGAGGTGGTGATCTCGAAGGATCCTGCGCAGATGCAGGCGCATGCCGGCAGCTTCGACTTCATCCTCAACACGGTGGCCGCGCCGCACGTGCTGGATGCGTTCACCGCGTTGCTCAAGCGCGACGGCACCCTGTGCCTGGTCGGCGCGCCGGCATCGCCGCACCCGAGCCCGAGCGTGATGGGGCTGATCTTCGGCCGCAAGGCGATCGCGGGCTCCTTGATCGGCGGCATCGCCGAGACCCAGGAGATGCTGGATTTCTGCGCCGAGCACGGCATCGTGTCCGACATCGAGATGATCGATGCGCAAGAGATCGAAACCGCCTACGAACGCATGCTCAGGAGCGACGTGAAGTACCGCTTCGTGATCGATACCGCGTCGATGTGA
- the oleD gene encoding 2-alkyl-3-oxoalkanoate reductase, whose amino-acid sequence MKILVTGGGGFLGQALCRGLVARGHDVASFNRGHYPALDAISVKQIAGDLADRDAVMAAFAGGFDAVFHNAAKAGAWGSYDSYHQANVVGTQNVLEACRAHGIGRLVYTSTPSVTHRATHPVEGGTAETVPYGEHFQAPYATTKAIAEKAVLAANDASLATVALRPRLIWGPGDNQILPRLVERAKAGRLRIVGSGGNKVDTTFIDNAAQAHFDAFDHLAPGAACAGKAYFISNGEPWPMRDVLNGLLRAAGAPEVHKHLPFRVAYAVGVVCEGLWSVLPLQGEPPMTRFLAEQLSTSHWYSMAPATRDFGYVPKVTMAEGLERLRASFHR is encoded by the coding sequence ATGAAGATTCTGGTGACCGGCGGCGGCGGTTTCCTCGGGCAGGCCTTGTGCCGCGGGCTGGTCGCGCGCGGGCATGACGTCGCCAGTTTCAATCGCGGCCATTACCCGGCGCTCGATGCCATCAGCGTGAAGCAGATCGCGGGCGATCTTGCCGACCGCGACGCGGTGATGGCGGCATTCGCGGGCGGTTTCGACGCGGTGTTCCACAACGCCGCGAAAGCCGGCGCCTGGGGCAGCTACGACAGTTATCACCAGGCCAACGTGGTCGGCACGCAGAACGTGCTGGAGGCCTGCCGCGCACACGGCATCGGCAGGCTGGTCTACACCTCCACGCCCAGCGTCACCCATCGCGCGACCCATCCGGTCGAAGGCGGCACCGCCGAGACCGTGCCCTACGGCGAACACTTCCAGGCACCGTACGCGACCACCAAGGCCATCGCCGAGAAAGCGGTGCTGGCGGCCAACGATGCCAGCCTCGCGACCGTCGCCTTGCGCCCGCGCCTGATCTGGGGCCCGGGCGACAACCAAATCCTGCCGCGTTTGGTCGAACGCGCGAAGGCCGGGCGCCTGCGCATCGTCGGCAGCGGCGGCAACAAGGTCGACACCACCTTCATCGACAATGCCGCGCAGGCGCATTTCGATGCCTTCGATCATCTCGCCCCGGGCGCGGCCTGCGCGGGCAAGGCCTACTTCATCAGCAACGGCGAGCCGTGGCCGATGCGCGACGTGCTCAACGGCCTGTTGCGCGCAGCGGGCGCCCCGGAAGTGCACAAGCACCTGCCGTTCCGCGTGGCCTACGCCGTCGGCGTGGTGTGCGAAGGCCTGTGGTCGGTGCTGCCGCTGCAGGGCGAGCCGCCGATGACGCGCTTCCTGGCCGAACAGCTCAGCACCAGCCATTGGTATTCGATGGCGCCGGCCACGCGCGATTTCGGGTACGTGCCGAAGGTGACGATGGCGGAAGGGTTGGAGCGCTTGCGGGCGTCGTTTCATCGCTGA
- a CDS encoding YkgJ family cysteine cluster protein codes for MPVEHPCLTCGACCAFFRVSFHWSEADPALGGVVPFELTEPLRTHERVMRGTSQAQPRCIALDADIGRYSRCTIHDRRPSVCALVPASWEFGAASAQCDKARIAHGLQALTPDDWIGVDEAEKNPLPEA; via the coding sequence ATGCCCGTCGAACACCCCTGCCTCACCTGCGGCGCCTGCTGCGCCTTCTTCCGGGTCAGCTTCCACTGGTCGGAGGCCGACCCCGCACTGGGCGGCGTGGTGCCGTTCGAACTCACCGAACCGCTGCGCACCCACGAACGCGTCATGCGCGGCACCTCGCAGGCGCAGCCGCGCTGCATCGCGCTGGATGCGGACATCGGCCGTTACTCGCGCTGCACCATCCACGACCGGCGGCCATCGGTGTGCGCGCTGGTGCCGGCCTCGTGGGAATTCGGCGCCGCGAGCGCGCAATGCGACAAGGCGCGGATCGCGCACGGATTGCAGGCGCTGACGCCCGACGACTGGATCGGCGTGGACGAGGCCGAGAAGAACCCGCTGCCCGAGGCCTGA
- the oleC gene encoding olefin beta-lactone synthetase produces the protein MSEPCNIAAALPRLARERPDQVAMRCPGRNGAYEVELTYAQLDARSDAIAAGLARRGIVRGTRAVVMVRPTPEFFLLMFALFKAGAVPVLVDPGIDRRALKQCLDEAQPEAFIGIPLALLAKALLGWAKSARVRITTGRRAWLADATLGDVERDGAGTLFEAGGPQLADTRPDDVAALLFTSGSTGVPKGVVYRHRHFIAQIAMLGDAFGIEAGGIDLPTFPPFALFDPALGLTSIIPDMDPTRPAKADPRKLHAAIKRFGITQLFGSPALMRVLAEHGEPLPTVKRVTSAGAPVPPEVVSKMLELLPPDAQLWTPYGATECLPVAVIEGRELLTLRERTESGSGTCIGRPVPPNDVRIIAIDDEPIADWWQATLVPDGVVGEITVAGPSATDAYFNRDAQTRLAKIREGDRIVHRMGDLGWFDGEGRLWFCGRKSQRVVVDAVTTLCTEQVEPVFNAHPDVARSALVGVGPKGAQRPVLCVELRPGAGRREWPRIQRELRRMADGLVHTAKVDAFLHYPKPFPVDIRHNAKIGREKLAAWAATQALEDSA, from the coding sequence ATGAGCGAACCCTGCAACATCGCGGCCGCATTGCCCCGTCTTGCCCGCGAGCGTCCCGACCAGGTGGCGATGCGCTGCCCCGGCCGCAATGGCGCGTACGAGGTCGAATTGACGTATGCGCAACTGGACGCGCGCAGCGACGCCATCGCCGCCGGCCTGGCCAGGCGCGGCATCGTCCGCGGCACCCGCGCGGTGGTGATGGTGCGGCCGACGCCCGAGTTTTTCCTGCTGATGTTTGCCCTGTTCAAGGCCGGCGCGGTGCCGGTGCTGGTCGATCCCGGCATCGACCGGCGCGCGCTGAAGCAATGCCTGGACGAAGCGCAACCGGAGGCGTTCATCGGCATCCCGTTGGCGCTGCTGGCGAAGGCGCTGCTGGGTTGGGCGAAGTCGGCGCGCGTGCGCATCACCACCGGCAGGCGTGCATGGCTGGCCGACGCGACGCTGGGCGATGTCGAGCGCGACGGCGCGGGCACGCTTTTCGAAGCGGGCGGCCCGCAGCTGGCCGACACCCGACCGGACGATGTTGCGGCATTGCTGTTCACCAGCGGCAGCACCGGCGTGCCGAAGGGCGTGGTGTACCGGCATCGGCATTTCATCGCGCAGATCGCGATGCTGGGCGACGCGTTCGGGATCGAGGCCGGCGGCATCGACCTGCCGACCTTCCCGCCGTTCGCGCTGTTCGATCCCGCACTCGGCCTGACCTCGATCATCCCGGACATGGATCCCACGCGACCGGCCAAGGCGGATCCGCGCAAGCTGCATGCGGCGATCAAGCGTTTCGGCATCACCCAATTGTTCGGTTCGCCGGCATTGATGCGCGTGCTCGCGGAACATGGCGAACCGCTGCCCACGGTGAAGCGGGTGACCAGTGCCGGCGCGCCGGTGCCGCCCGAAGTCGTGTCGAAGATGCTCGAACTGCTGCCGCCCGATGCGCAGTTGTGGACGCCCTACGGCGCCACCGAATGCCTGCCGGTCGCCGTCATCGAAGGCCGCGAGCTGCTGACCCTGCGCGAACGCACCGAAAGCGGCAGCGGCACCTGCATCGGCCGGCCGGTGCCGCCGAACGACGTGCGCATCATCGCCATCGACGACGAGCCGATCGCCGATTGGTGGCAGGCGACCCTGGTGCCCGATGGCGTGGTCGGGGAAATCACGGTGGCCGGGCCCAGCGCCACCGATGCCTACTTCAACCGCGATGCGCAGACGCGGCTGGCGAAGATCCGCGAAGGCGACCGCATCGTGCATCGCATGGGCGATCTCGGCTGGTTCGATGGCGAGGGCCGGTTGTGGTTCTGCGGGCGCAAGTCGCAGCGGGTGGTGGTCGACGCCGTCACCACGCTGTGCACGGAACAGGTCGAGCCGGTGTTCAACGCCCATCCCGACGTGGCGCGCAGCGCGCTGGTCGGGGTTGGGCCGAAGGGCGCGCAGCGGCCGGTGCTGTGCGTGGAACTGCGTCCCGGTGCGGGCAGGCGGGAATGGCCGCGCATCCAGCGGGAATTGCGGCGCATGGCCGATGGCCTGGTGCATACCGCCAAGGTCGACGCCTTCCTGCACTATCCGAAGCCATTTCCGGTCGATATCCGCCACAACGCCAAGATCGGCCGCGAGAAGCTCGCGGCATGGGCGGCCACCCAAGCCCTCGAGGACAGCGCATGA
- a CDS encoding 3-oxoacyl-ACP synthase III, with product MLFQHVAIAGLAHIDAPRRLSSEEINARLKPTMDRLGIKTDVLGEIAGIHARYLWEDNVQASDVATLAGVKALGDAGIDPDKVGLLVNTSVSRDYLEPSTASIVSGNLGLPDTCQNFDVANACLAFINGMDIASRMIERGEIDYALIVDGETANLAYEKTLERLGREDATEEQFRNELATLTLGSGAAAMVLARAELAPGAPRYKGGVTRAATEWNKLCRGNLDGMVTDTRMLLIEGIKLAQKTFGAAKQALGWVSDELDQFVIHQVSKVHTAAFTKAIGIDPKKVMTIFGEHGNIGPASVPIVLSKLRELGRLKKGDRVALLGIGSGLNCSMAEVVW from the coding sequence ATGCTGTTCCAACATGTTGCCATCGCCGGCCTGGCCCATATCGACGCGCCGCGCCGGCTGTCCTCGGAAGAGATCAATGCGCGGCTGAAGCCGACCATGGACCGCCTCGGCATCAAGACCGACGTGCTGGGCGAGATCGCCGGCATCCATGCGCGCTACCTGTGGGAAGACAATGTGCAGGCCTCGGACGTGGCCACGCTTGCTGGCGTGAAGGCGCTGGGCGATGCCGGCATCGACCCGGACAAGGTCGGCCTGCTGGTCAATACCTCGGTCAGCCGCGACTACCTGGAGCCGTCCACCGCCTCCATCGTCAGCGGCAACCTGGGCCTGCCGGACACCTGCCAGAACTTCGACGTGGCCAATGCCTGCCTGGCCTTCATCAACGGCATGGACATCGCCAGCCGGATGATCGAGCGCGGCGAGATCGACTACGCGCTGATCGTTGATGGCGAAACCGCCAACCTCGCCTACGAGAAGACCCTCGAACGCCTGGGCCGCGAGGACGCGACCGAGGAGCAGTTCCGCAACGAGCTGGCCACCCTGACCCTGGGCTCGGGCGCCGCCGCGATGGTGCTGGCCCGCGCCGAACTGGCCCCGGGCGCGCCGCGCTACAAGGGCGGGGTGACCCGCGCCGCGACCGAGTGGAACAAGCTGTGCCGCGGCAACCTGGACGGCATGGTCACCGATACCCGCATGCTGCTGATCGAGGGCATCAAGCTGGCGCAGAAGACCTTCGGCGCGGCCAAGCAGGCGCTGGGCTGGGTCTCCGACGAACTGGACCAGTTCGTGATCCACCAGGTCAGCAAGGTGCACACCGCCGCCTTCACCAAGGCGATCGGCATCGACCCGAAGAAGGTCATGACCATCTTCGGCGAGCACGGCAACATCGGCCCGGCCAGCGTGCCGATCGTGCTGTCCAAGCTGCGCGAACTCGGCCGCCTGAAGAAGGGCGACCGCGTGGCCCTGCTCGGCATCGGTTCGGGCCTGAACTGCTCGATGGCCGAAGTGGTCTGGTAA
- a CDS encoding DUF4156 domain-containing protein — protein sequence MRSILLLAALLATSGCTFVHMAPGAAEVKVLAAAPSCEKRGEVEVSVKDRLGPYERSESQVRDELETLARNEAPGVGADSISPITPPRDGEQRWAMWRCAG from the coding sequence ATGCGTTCGATCCTGCTGCTGGCCGCGCTGCTGGCGACCTCGGGCTGTACCTTCGTGCACATGGCCCCCGGCGCGGCCGAGGTGAAGGTGCTGGCCGCCGCGCCGAGCTGCGAGAAGCGCGGCGAAGTCGAGGTCTCGGTCAAGGACCGGCTTGGGCCCTACGAGCGCAGCGAATCGCAGGTCCGCGACGAACTGGAGACCCTGGCCCGCAACGAGGCGCCCGGCGTCGGCGCCGACAGCATCAGCCCGATCACCCCGCCCAGGGACGGCGAGCAGCGCTGGGCGATGTGGCGCTGCGCCGGCTGA
- a CDS encoding phospholipase D-like domain-containing protein: MDFAALDRSLRETALDFALDAGEKQQLRELGQQLDAGRIRFLRNRAFDIAREAMLAKPGETLDALRWLEQVVKTLDVANETATVVSSAYFSPGDTCLRRLSDLMRGCRGTLDICVFTIADDRLTDAILDCHARGIRVRVLSDNDKQYDSGSDIERLRTHGIEVRLDDSPAHMHHKFAVFDGRVLANGSFNWTRSATRDNDENLVVSDDANLVRVFGLQFEKLWQQFG; encoded by the coding sequence ATGGATTTCGCCGCGCTCGACCGCAGCTTGCGCGAGACCGCGCTGGACTTCGCGCTCGACGCCGGCGAGAAACAGCAGCTGCGCGAGCTCGGCCAGCAGCTCGATGCCGGGCGCATCCGTTTCCTGCGCAACCGCGCCTTCGACATCGCCCGCGAGGCGATGCTGGCCAAGCCCGGCGAAACCCTGGACGCGCTGCGCTGGCTGGAGCAGGTGGTGAAGACCCTGGACGTGGCGAACGAGACCGCGACGGTGGTGTCGAGCGCCTATTTCTCGCCCGGCGACACCTGCCTGCGCCGGCTGTCCGACCTGATGCGCGGCTGCCGCGGCACGCTCGACATCTGCGTGTTCACCATCGCCGACGACCGCCTGACCGACGCCATCCTCGACTGCCACGCGCGCGGCATCCGGGTGCGCGTGCTCAGCGACAACGACAAGCAGTACGACAGCGGCAGCGACATCGAACGCCTGCGCACGCATGGCATCGAGGTGCGGCTGGACGACAGCCCGGCGCACATGCACCACAAGTTCGCCGTGTTCGACGGCCGGGTGCTGGCCAACGGCAGCTTCAACTGGACCCGCAGCGCCACCCGCGACAACGACGAGAACCTGGTGGTCAGCGACGACGCCAACCTGGTGCGGGTGTTCGGCCTGCAGTTCGAGAAGCTCTGGCAGCAGTTCGGCTGA
- a CDS encoding alpha/beta fold hydrolase — MRDFPDYPFQPQRFDVRPGIAMSFLDEGPRDGEVIVMLHGNPSWSFYWRHLVAGLRDKYRCIVPDHVGMGLSDRPDDAASAQPRYDYTLQSRIDDVDALLKHLGIDGPVTLAVHDWGGMIGFGWALRDPARIKRLVITNTASFPLPQAKRFPKRLAMGRDSRLGGWLIRRFNLFARGAAWFGTERALSKPVREAYAGVYDGWDNAIGTQRFMQDIPLHAGDRAWPLVQAAAAALPGYSDRPVFIGWGLRDFVFDVHFLDGFRKALPRAIVRDFDDAGHYVLEDKHEVLVPAIRRFLDANPLAAGA, encoded by the coding sequence ATGCGCGATTTCCCCGACTATCCGTTCCAGCCGCAGCGCTTCGACGTGCGTCCCGGCATCGCCATGTCCTTCCTCGACGAAGGCCCGCGCGACGGCGAAGTGATCGTGATGCTGCACGGCAATCCGTCGTGGAGCTTCTACTGGCGGCACCTGGTCGCGGGTTTGCGCGACAAGTACCGCTGCATCGTGCCGGACCATGTCGGCATGGGCCTGTCGGATCGTCCCGATGACGCGGCTTCGGCGCAGCCGCGCTACGACTACACATTGCAGTCGCGCATCGACGACGTTGATGCCCTGCTCAAGCACCTCGGCATCGACGGCCCGGTGACGCTGGCGGTCCACGACTGGGGCGGGATGATCGGTTTCGGCTGGGCGCTGCGCGATCCGGCGCGGATCAAGCGACTGGTCATCACCAATACCGCCAGCTTCCCGCTGCCGCAGGCCAAGCGCTTCCCGAAACGGTTGGCGATGGGGCGCGATTCGCGCCTGGGCGGCTGGCTGATCCGCAGGTTCAACCTGTTCGCACGCGGCGCGGCCTGGTTCGGCACCGAGCGTGCGCTGTCGAAACCGGTGCGCGAGGCCTACGCCGGCGTGTACGACGGCTGGGACAACGCGATCGGCACGCAGCGCTTCATGCAGGACATTCCGTTGCATGCAGGCGACCGCGCATGGCCGCTGGTGCAGGCCGCCGCCGCCGCGCTGCCCGGCTATTCGGATCGGCCGGTGTTCATCGGCTGGGGCCTGCGCGACTTCGTGTTCGACGTGCACTTCCTCGACGGCTTCCGCAAGGCGCTGCCGCGGGCGATCGTGCGCGACTTCGACGATGCCGGCCATTACGTGCTGGAGGACAAGCACGAGGTGCTGGTGCCGGCGATCCGCCGCTTTCTCGACGCGAATCCGCTGGCTGCGGGCGCTTGA
- a CDS encoding ubiquinone biosynthesis accessory factor UbiJ, translating into MTEAPFNWKQPAGKALEIALNRALALDEETRAALKALDGQCVAVTLTSPPLAVQVRVEGDALRVGPLDAEREPDLGVRSTLMGLLGQLPMFRRDDAPPIGKLRIEGDAELARRLQQLAKNFDPDWQLPFVRVFGDIAGVQIAKALAAGLKQAQVAGRNLAETAAEYVTEESRDVVPRAELDAFHDDVDALRDDVERIAAKIARLQRARGASA; encoded by the coding sequence ATGACCGAAGCGCCCTTCAACTGGAAGCAACCCGCCGGCAAGGCGCTGGAAATCGCGCTCAACCGCGCGCTGGCGCTGGACGAGGAAACGCGCGCGGCATTGAAGGCGCTGGATGGCCAATGCGTCGCGGTCACGCTCACCTCGCCGCCGCTGGCCGTGCAGGTGCGCGTCGAGGGCGATGCCCTGCGCGTCGGTCCGCTGGATGCCGAGCGCGAGCCCGACCTCGGCGTGCGCAGCACGCTGATGGGATTGCTGGGGCAGTTGCCGATGTTCCGCCGCGACGACGCGCCGCCGATCGGCAAGCTGCGCATCGAAGGCGATGCCGAACTCGCGCGCCGCCTGCAGCAATTGGCGAAGAATTTCGATCCCGACTGGCAACTGCCGTTCGTGCGCGTGTTCGGCGACATCGCCGGCGTGCAGATCGCCAAGGCGCTGGCCGCGGGGTTGAAGCAGGCGCAGGTCGCCGGCAGGAACCTCGCCGAAACCGCCGCCGAATACGTGACCGAGGAAAGCCGCGACGTGGTGCCGCGCGCCGAGCTCGATGCCTTCCACGACGACGTGGACGCATTGCGCGACGACGTCGAGCGCATCGCCGCGAAGATCGCGCGCCTGCAGCGTGCGCGCGGAGCGTCCGCATGA
- the ubiB gene encoding ubiquinone biosynthesis regulatory protein kinase UbiB: MKSALRAMRIGRVLLRYRLDDLLDGTPAERWLKLMRPFVPKAPAQIAALPRGARLRLALQDLGPIFVKFGQILSTRRDLVPPDIAEELTHLQDRVAPFDGEQARALVEQALGRSVGDAYESFDTTPLASASIAQVHAATLPGGREVVVKVLRPGIDQQIAADIALLKSVAGIVERTHPSADKIRPREIVAEIENTLAAELDLQREAGNASLLRRNWIDSPDLYVPEVIWSHTAERAMTLERVRGIPSDDIAKLDEAGIDRKRLAAKGVRLFYQQVFRDNFFHADAHAGNIWVDATRKENPRFIALDFGIMGQLSSEDQYYLAENFMAIFNRDYRRIAELHVQAGWMPAHIRIDELEAAARAVCEPYFTRPLSEISLAEVLVKLFRTAQRYELTLQPQLILLQKTLLNIEGVGRQLDPKIDIWAVAKPVLETILIERYSPQRLAGEFRKRLPEMVTRAPEMPRLLHAWLQQQVEGKHELRMRSQDIRELNQTLHALQRRTVSAILGTGLLIVAALMYALDAGGPKLLQLPVSTWIAGLGGLWALLAAWPRR; encoded by the coding sequence ATGAAGTCCGCCTTGCGCGCGATGCGGATCGGCCGGGTGCTGCTGCGCTATCGGCTCGACGACCTGCTCGACGGCACGCCGGCCGAGCGCTGGCTGAAGCTGATGCGCCCGTTCGTGCCGAAGGCACCGGCGCAGATCGCGGCGCTGCCGCGTGGCGCGCGCCTGCGTTTGGCGTTGCAGGACCTCGGGCCGATCTTCGTCAAGTTCGGGCAGATCCTCTCCACCCGCCGCGACCTGGTACCGCCGGACATCGCCGAAGAGCTGACCCACCTGCAGGATCGGGTCGCGCCGTTCGACGGCGAACAGGCGCGCGCGCTGGTGGAGCAGGCGCTGGGCCGCAGCGTGGGCGACGCCTACGAGAGCTTCGACACCACGCCACTGGCCTCGGCCTCGATCGCGCAGGTGCATGCGGCCACCTTGCCGGGCGGACGCGAGGTGGTGGTCAAGGTGCTGCGTCCCGGCATCGACCAGCAGATCGCCGCCGACATCGCCCTGCTGAAGAGCGTGGCCGGCATCGTCGAGCGCACCCATCCCAGCGCCGACAAGATCCGCCCGCGCGAGATCGTGGCCGAGATCGAGAACACCCTGGCCGCCGAACTCGACCTGCAGCGCGAGGCCGGCAACGCCTCGCTGCTGCGCCGCAACTGGATCGATTCGCCGGACCTGTACGTGCCGGAAGTGATCTGGTCGCACACCGCCGAGCGCGCGATGACGCTGGAGCGCGTGCGCGGCATCCCGTCCGACGACATCGCCAAGCTGGACGAGGCCGGCATCGACCGCAAGCGGCTGGCGGCCAAGGGCGTGCGCCTGTTCTACCAGCAGGTGTTCCGCGACAATTTCTTCCATGCCGATGCGCACGCCGGCAACATCTGGGTGGACGCCACGCGCAAGGAAAACCCGCGCTTCATCGCGCTGGATTTCGGGATCATGGGCCAGCTGTCGAGCGAGGATCAGTACTACCTCGCCGAGAATTTCATGGCGATCTTCAACCGCGATTACCGTCGCATCGCCGAACTGCACGTGCAGGCCGGCTGGATGCCGGCGCATATCCGCATCGACGAACTGGAAGCGGCGGCGCGCGCGGTCTGCGAGCCGTACTTCACCCGCCCGCTGAGCGAGATCTCGCTGGCCGAGGTGCTGGTCAAGCTGTTCCGCACCGCGCAGCGCTACGAGCTCACGTTGCAACCGCAGCTGATCCTGCTGCAGAAGACCCTGCTCAACATCGAGGGCGTGGGCCGCCAGCTGGATCCGAAAATCGATATCTGGGCGGTGGCGAAACCCGTCCTCGAAACGATCCTCATCGAGCGCTACAGCCCGCAACGACTGGCCGGCGAATTCCGCAAGCGGCTGCCGGAAATGGTGACGCGCGCGCCGGAAATGCCGCGCCTGCTGCATGCCTGGCTGCAGCAGCAGGTCGAGGGCAAGCACGAGTTGCGCATGCGCTCGCAGGACATCCGCGAGTTGAACCAGACCCTGCACGCGCTGCAGCGGCGCACGGTGTCGGCGATCCTCGGCACCGGCCTGCTGATCGTGGCGGCGCTGATGTATGCGCTGGATGCGGGTGGGCCGAAATTGCTGCAACTGCCGGTCTCGACCTGGATCGCCGGCCTCGGCGGCTTGTGGGCCTTGCTGGCGGCGTGGCCGCGGCGCTAG